A genomic window from Alkalihalobacillus sp. AL-G includes:
- a CDS encoding DUF4030 domain-containing protein: protein MNEYLSSNVKKEVDKIKIPEDKLDQTIEHGLKRGNKSQRGLGKKVLYTCSAAVLLFSILIGSAFVSPAMAKIVSKIPYLGQIFESKDDIVKVISKELRAKGYNTSGAGVSFPEKEIYIGIKGSEKYFDTVKGDVETIVKDILHSRNYDAYTLKVSRYKERKVEIDKKEEKEMKEFYIISTVITKELKKQNYNVLTFSMGHNPKTIKLEIPNTETRIDEMKQVINDVLQTNKIDPIPLNIKKIDMKKREQDKRWREILDIVEDDILGKKEYKVRMVGYSIHPEPEIQAFITLPSSDENAKAFAQQLEKVIDDFLKSEEMKSKVKNDPYHITIFSKDDKIIN, encoded by the coding sequence ATGAACGAATATTTATCCAGCAACGTTAAAAAAGAGGTGGACAAAATAAAAATCCCTGAAGACAAATTGGATCAAACGATTGAACATGGCCTTAAAAGAGGTAATAAGAGTCAACGAGGTCTGGGTAAGAAAGTGCTCTACACTTGTAGCGCAGCCGTTCTTTTATTTAGCATTTTAATAGGTTCAGCATTCGTTTCTCCAGCCATGGCAAAGATCGTGTCCAAAATTCCTTATTTGGGACAAATTTTTGAATCTAAGGATGATATAGTTAAAGTCATTTCAAAAGAACTAAGAGCAAAAGGTTACAACACCAGTGGAGCAGGAGTTTCATTTCCCGAAAAGGAAATATATATAGGAATCAAAGGTTCGGAAAAGTATTTTGATACCGTTAAAGGTGATGTAGAAACTATTGTGAAGGACATATTACATTCTAGAAATTATGATGCCTACACACTTAAAGTGAGTAGATATAAGGAACGCAAGGTTGAAATAGATAAGAAAGAAGAGAAAGAAATGAAAGAATTTTATATTATCTCTACTGTTATTACTAAAGAGTTAAAAAAACAGAATTATAACGTATTAACATTTAGTATGGGGCATAATCCTAAGACAATTAAATTAGAGATCCCTAATACGGAGACTAGGATCGATGAGATGAAGCAAGTGATTAATGATGTTCTTCAAACAAATAAAATCGATCCTATTCCATTAAACATTAAGAAAATAGACATGAAAAAAAGGGAACAAGATAAAAGGTGGAGAGAAATTCTTGATATTGTTGAGGATGATATATTAGGAAAAAAGGAGTACAAAGTTAGAATGGTTGGATATTCTATCCATCCAGAACCAGAGATTCAGGCGTTTATTACTTTACCTAGTTCAGATGAAAATGCGAAAGCTTTTGCTCAACAGCTTGAAAAAGTTATTGATGACTTTCTTAAATCAGAAGAAATGAAATCAAAAGTTAAAAACGATCCCTACCACATTACAATATTTAGTAAAGATGACAAGATAATAAATTAA
- a CDS encoding sigma-70 family RNA polymerase sigma factor: MSIEKKIKKAKRGNEKAFQELIQDQKNKLFRMAYLYVKNEDDALDIVQDTICKAFISIKQLKDPHYFSTWISRILINAALDFIKKNNRAIPFSDVDGFRKDQNLRIEEKLDLLEAIERLEVQYKTVIIFRYYKDLSIKQIAEVLKCPEGTVKTRLHRAINQLKSDLKEECI; this comes from the coding sequence ATGTCAATTGAGAAAAAAATAAAGAAGGCAAAACGAGGAAACGAAAAAGCATTTCAAGAGTTAATTCAAGATCAAAAGAACAAACTCTTTCGTATGGCCTATTTATACGTAAAAAATGAGGATGATGCCCTTGATATCGTACAAGATACGATTTGCAAAGCTTTTATATCAATCAAACAACTAAAAGATCCTCATTATTTTTCCACTTGGATATCAAGAATTTTAATTAATGCGGCTTTAGATTTTATTAAGAAAAATAACCGTGCGATTCCATTTAGTGATGTTGATGGATTTCGCAAGGATCAGAATCTTCGAATTGAAGAAAAATTGGACTTATTAGAAGCAATTGAACGATTAGAGGTGCAATATAAAACAGTGATAATTTTTAGATATTACAAAGACCTTTCTATAAAACAAATTGCTGAAGTATTAAAATGTCCTGAGGGAACTGTCAAAACCCGATTGCACAGAGCCATTAATCAATTGAAATCCGATTTAAAAGAGGAGTGTATCTAA
- the ltrA gene encoding group II intron reverse transcriptase/maturase, with translation MPTLRHWDYYGMTETFTELYEKARLGDTFTHLYDTIISRENILLAYRTIKTNKGSKTPGTDGRTIDDMKELTENDLVTEVRNKLKNYRPKKVRRKWIEKENGKWRPLGIPCILDRIIQQSFKQVLEPIAEAKFYKHSYGFRPLRSTHHAMARIQSLINQAQLHFVVDVDIKSFFDNVNHTLLNKQLWNVGIQDRKVLACIAKMVKAEIHGEGIPEKGTPQGGILSPLLSNIVLNDLDQWVAGQWELFPLTKSFKSDVGARLAKKRTNLKEGYLVRYADDFKILCRDGKTAQRWYHAVRLFLKERLHLNISPEKSQIVNLRKRESEFLGFTIRANKKGEKRVAHTGIVSSKKKKIKQEAKKIIKRIKASPTAQNVQRFNSFVLGLHNYFKRATHVSLEFSRLAFDLKPFLYNRLRQIGTEEHPFNPPPIYKKLFSLMTKTIKINDMHLFPIGNVKTVNAMNFSPKLTLYTREGRECFYKKLRPDIQNEVSQLMKAVLPQRSIEYLDNRISRYSMKLGKCEITGQYLFAHNVHCHHYLPTHLGGNDQFQNLRILHEDVHRLIHMKDDERIDSFLYKLGINQPMLNKINQYRKVCELDSIELSRLEG, from the coding sequence GTGCCAACGCTACGACACTGGGATTATTACGGTATGACGGAGACGTTTACGGAACTGTATGAAAAAGCTAGACTAGGAGATACGTTTACGCATCTTTACGACACTATCATATCCAGAGAAAACATCCTGCTAGCTTATCGGACAATCAAAACCAACAAAGGTTCCAAAACGCCAGGCACCGATGGAAGAACCATCGATGACATGAAAGAGCTGACGGAGAACGACCTTGTTACTGAAGTCCGAAACAAGCTCAAAAACTATCGCCCGAAAAAAGTGCGAAGGAAATGGATTGAAAAAGAAAATGGGAAATGGAGACCTCTCGGTATCCCATGTATATTGGATAGAATTATCCAACAAAGCTTTAAACAAGTCCTCGAGCCCATCGCAGAAGCCAAGTTCTATAAACATAGTTATGGATTCAGACCACTTCGGTCCACCCATCATGCTATGGCAAGGATACAATCTTTGATTAACCAAGCGCAACTGCATTTCGTAGTGGATGTTGACATCAAAAGCTTCTTTGATAACGTGAATCATACACTACTGAACAAACAATTATGGAATGTGGGTATACAAGACCGGAAGGTTCTTGCTTGTATAGCCAAAATGGTTAAAGCAGAGATTCATGGAGAAGGAATCCCGGAAAAAGGGACACCGCAAGGCGGGATTCTATCTCCTCTCCTTTCAAATATTGTACTGAATGACTTGGACCAATGGGTGGCAGGGCAATGGGAGTTATTCCCCCTCACCAAATCGTTTAAATCAGATGTTGGAGCACGACTTGCGAAGAAGCGAACCAATTTGAAAGAGGGATACCTCGTCCGCTATGCGGACGACTTCAAGATTCTCTGTCGGGATGGAAAGACTGCCCAGCGGTGGTACCATGCCGTACGACTTTTCTTGAAAGAACGTCTGCACCTAAACATTTCTCCAGAGAAATCTCAGATTGTCAATCTGAGAAAAAGAGAGTCCGAATTCCTAGGATTCACAATTCGTGCGAATAAAAAGGGTGAAAAACGTGTAGCACATACGGGCATTGTCTCTTCTAAAAAGAAGAAAATCAAACAGGAAGCCAAAAAGATTATCAAACGGATCAAAGCTTCCCCTACTGCTCAAAATGTCCAGCGCTTTAATAGCTTTGTGTTAGGGCTTCATAATTACTTCAAACGAGCGACTCATGTTAGCCTAGAGTTCTCACGTCTTGCCTTCGATTTAAAACCATTCTTGTATAACCGCCTTCGACAGATTGGCACAGAGGAACATCCTTTTAATCCCCCGCCTATTTATAAGAAGCTTTTTAGCTTAATGACGAAGACAATCAAGATAAATGATATGCATCTCTTTCCAATAGGTAACGTGAAAACTGTCAATGCGATGAACTTTAGTCCAAAACTTACGCTTTACACCCGTGAAGGAAGAGAGTGCTTCTACAAGAAACTTCGACCGGATATTCAAAATGAAGTCAGTCAATTGATGAAAGCAGTACTTCCCCAGCGAAGTATAGAATACTTGGATAACCGCATAAGTCGATACAGTATGAAATTGGGAAAATGCGAGATTACAGGGCAGTATCTGTTTGCCCATAATGTCCATTGCCATCATTATCTCCCGACACATCTCGGAGGTAATGACCAGTTTCAGAATCTCCGTATCCTCCATGAAGATGTTCATCGCTTAATTCATATGAAGGATGATGAAAGGATTGACTCATTCCTCTACAAGCTGGGAATAAATCAACCGATGCTAAACAAGATTAACCAATACCGTAAGGTATGTGAGTTGGATAGCATCGAATTATCCCGTCTCGAAGGGTAA